In Mycobacterium sp. Aquia_216, a genomic segment contains:
- a CDS encoding heavy metal translocating P-type ATPase produces the protein MTTSAVSNLELDITGMTCASCAARLEKALNKLDGVTATVNFALERASVTVPAGYDPQSLVAEVEKAGYTAVLPQRREEPAATADDVELASLRSRLITSIVLATPVIAMAMIPALQFRNWQWASLALAAPVVVWAGQPFHAAAWANLKHRAATMDTLVSIGTLSAFLWSLYALFFGTAGQHHLHHGFSLTLATAPGDGAGNIYLEVAAGVTLFVLAGRYFEKRSKRRAGTALRALMELGAKDVAVLGRDLLGGETRIPIEALKVGEEFVVRPGEKIATDGIVIAGSSAVDASMLTGESVPIEVGEGDIVTGATVNAGGRLVVRATRVGGDTQLAQMGKLVEAAQSGKAKVQRLADRVSGVFVPIVIAIAVATLGGWLAAGFPIAAAFTAAVAVLIIACPCALGLATPTALLVGTGRAAQLGVLIKGPEVLESTRKIDTIVLDKTGTLTTGKMTLVEVVTAPDTDRATLLRYAGALEDASEHPIAQAIAKSATAELGSLPSPESFGEVEGKGVQGTVDGHAVVVGRESLLADWSQHLDPTLSAAKVRAESEGKTAVAVGWDGSARGVLVIADTVKPTSAEAVREFKRLGLTPVLLTGDNEVVADRIAGELRIAHVIAEVMPADKVAVVERLQSDGKIVAMVGDGVNDAAALATADLGIAMGTGTDVAIEAADLTLVRGDLRAAVDAIRLSRKALATIKMNLFWAFGYNVAAIPLAALGLLNPMLAGAAMAFSSVFVVGNSLRLRSFASSIHSGDMG, from the coding sequence ATGACCACGAGTGCGGTCAGCAACCTGGAGCTGGACATCACCGGGATGACGTGTGCCTCCTGCGCGGCGCGGCTGGAAAAGGCGCTGAACAAGCTCGACGGCGTGACGGCGACGGTGAATTTCGCCTTGGAAAGGGCGTCGGTCACCGTCCCGGCGGGGTACGACCCGCAGTCGCTGGTCGCCGAGGTCGAAAAGGCCGGCTACACCGCCGTTTTGCCGCAACGCCGGGAGGAACCCGCGGCGACCGCCGATGACGTCGAGCTGGCCTCGCTGCGCAGTCGGCTGATCACCTCGATCGTGCTCGCCACCCCGGTGATCGCCATGGCGATGATCCCCGCGCTCCAGTTCCGCAACTGGCAGTGGGCATCGCTGGCCCTGGCCGCACCGGTAGTCGTGTGGGCGGGCCAGCCATTTCATGCCGCCGCCTGGGCCAACCTCAAGCACCGCGCCGCCACGATGGACACGCTGGTGTCGATCGGAACCCTCTCGGCGTTCTTGTGGTCGCTGTATGCGCTGTTCTTCGGGACGGCGGGCCAGCACCATCTACACCACGGCTTCTCGCTGACCTTAGCCACTGCGCCCGGTGACGGCGCGGGCAACATCTACCTCGAAGTGGCCGCCGGTGTGACTCTGTTCGTCCTGGCCGGCCGCTACTTCGAGAAGCGCTCCAAGCGCCGCGCCGGCACCGCCTTGCGCGCCCTGATGGAACTCGGCGCCAAGGACGTCGCGGTGCTGGGCCGCGACCTGCTGGGCGGCGAGACCCGCATCCCGATCGAGGCCCTCAAGGTCGGCGAGGAGTTCGTCGTGCGTCCCGGCGAGAAGATCGCGACCGACGGGATCGTCATCGCGGGCTCGTCAGCCGTGGACGCCTCGATGCTCACCGGTGAGTCCGTCCCGATCGAGGTCGGCGAGGGCGACATCGTCACCGGCGCCACCGTCAACGCCGGCGGGCGTCTCGTCGTGCGCGCCACCCGGGTCGGCGGCGACACCCAGCTGGCACAGATGGGCAAGCTCGTGGAAGCGGCTCAATCCGGCAAGGCGAAGGTCCAGCGGCTCGCGGACCGCGTCTCGGGAGTCTTCGTTCCAATCGTCATCGCCATCGCCGTGGCCACCCTCGGGGGTTGGCTGGCCGCCGGATTCCCGATCGCCGCGGCCTTCACGGCGGCGGTCGCGGTGCTCATCATCGCCTGCCCGTGCGCACTGGGGCTGGCGACTCCGACCGCGCTGTTGGTCGGCACGGGTCGCGCGGCCCAACTCGGTGTGCTGATCAAGGGACCCGAGGTGCTGGAGTCCACCCGCAAGATCGACACGATCGTGCTCGACAAGACCGGCACCCTGACCACCGGCAAGATGACGCTCGTCGAGGTCGTCACCGCGCCGGACACCGACCGGGCGACGCTGCTGCGCTACGCCGGCGCGCTGGAGGACGCCTCCGAGCACCCGATCGCCCAGGCGATCGCCAAGTCCGCCACCGCGGAACTCGGTTCCCTGCCGTCGCCCGAGAGCTTCGGAGAAGTGGAAGGCAAAGGCGTGCAAGGCACCGTCGACGGCCATGCCGTGGTCGTCGGGCGCGAAAGCCTGCTGGCCGATTGGTCCCAGCACCTTGACCCAACGCTTTCGGCAGCCAAGGTTCGCGCCGAGAGCGAAGGCAAGACCGCCGTCGCCGTGGGCTGGGACGGCAGCGCCCGCGGCGTGCTGGTGATCGCCGACACCGTCAAGCCCACCAGCGCCGAGGCCGTCCGGGAATTCAAGCGGCTTGGGTTGACGCCGGTGCTGCTGACCGGAGACAACGAGGTCGTGGCGGACCGCATCGCCGGAGAGCTCAGGATTGCGCACGTCATCGCCGAGGTCATGCCCGCCGACAAGGTCGCCGTGGTCGAGCGTTTGCAGTCCGACGGCAAGATCGTCGCGATGGTTGGCGACGGGGTCAACGACGCCGCCGCTCTGGCCACCGCCGATCTAGGCATCGCGATGGGCACGGGCACGGACGTGGCGATCGAGGCCGCCGACCTGACGCTCGTCCGCGGCGACCTGCGCGCCGCCGTGGACGCGATCCGACTCTCCCGCAAGGCGCTGGCCACGATCAAGATGAATCTGTTCTGGGCGTTCGGCTACAACGTCGCCGCGATCCCGCTGGCCGCGCTCGGCCTGCTGAACCCGATGCTCGCGGGCGCCGCGATGGCCTTCTCCAGCGTCTTTGTGGTCGGCAATAGCCTGCGGCTGCGGTCCTTCGCGAGCTCGATCCATTCCGGCGATATGGGATAG
- a CDS encoding mycofactocin-coupled SDR family oxidoreductase has translation MSQLLPGKVALVTGAARGQGRAHAVRLAAEGADVIAVDIAGPLPSSVPYDSPTPDDLAETARLVSASGRKVVTAAVDTRDLDKLRAAVDEAVGELGRLDVIVANAGICSPAAWDQISAQAFRDTIDTNVIGTWNTVMAGAHHIIDGGRGGSIILIGSAAGIKMQAFMIHYTASKHAIVGMARAFAAELGRYNIRVNSLNPGAVSTPMGTGRMREALQSAADDYPHLRGLHKPLLPEGIAQPEDISDAVAWLASDQSRLVTATQVSVDIGVGYV, from the coding sequence ATGAGCCAATTACTCCCAGGCAAGGTGGCATTGGTGACCGGCGCCGCTCGCGGACAAGGCCGGGCGCACGCCGTGCGGCTGGCCGCCGAAGGCGCCGACGTGATCGCGGTGGACATCGCCGGCCCGTTGCCGTCCAGCGTTCCCTACGATTCGCCGACGCCCGACGACCTGGCGGAGACGGCACGACTGGTGAGCGCGAGTGGACGAAAGGTCGTCACCGCGGCGGTCGACACTCGCGACCTCGACAAGCTCAGGGCGGCGGTCGACGAGGCCGTCGGCGAGCTGGGCCGGCTCGACGTCATCGTCGCCAACGCCGGAATCTGCAGCCCGGCCGCGTGGGATCAGATCAGCGCGCAGGCGTTCCGGGACACCATAGACACCAACGTGATTGGTACCTGGAACACCGTGATGGCCGGTGCGCACCACATCATCGACGGCGGTCGCGGCGGCTCCATCATTCTGATCGGATCGGCCGCCGGCATCAAGATGCAGGCGTTCATGATCCATTACACGGCCAGCAAACACGCGATCGTCGGGATGGCCCGCGCGTTCGCCGCCGAACTCGGCCGGTACAACATCCGGGTCAACAGCCTGAACCCGGGTGCGGTCTCCACTCCGATGGGCACCGGCCGGATGCGTGAGGCACTGCAGTCGGCCGCCGACGACTATCCGCACCTGCGCGGCCTGCACAAACCGCTGCTGCCCGAAGGCATCGCGCAGCCCGAAGACATCTCCGACGCCGTCGCGTGGCTGGCCTCCGACCAATCCAGATTGGTTACGGCAACCCAGGTTTCGGTCGACATCGGCGTCGGATACGTGTGA
- a CDS encoding alpha/beta fold hydrolase — translation MSTIDISAGTIHYEATGPENGRPVVFVHGYMMSGQLWRQVSERLAERGLRCIAPTWPLGAHPQPLRPGTDRTITGVAGIVAETLAALDLDDVVLVGNDTGGVVTQLVAVHHPERLGALVLTSCDAFEHFPPPILKPVILAAKSKTTFRAVTQAMRVPTARKRAFDGLAHRNIDDLAEAWVQPGLTDPAIAEDLRQLTLSLRTEVTTNVAARLPEFDKPALIAWSGDDAFFELADGERLAATIPNARLEVIDGARTFSMVDRPDVLADLLSAIAVRA, via the coding sequence ATGTCGACGATCGACATTAGCGCCGGAACCATCCATTACGAAGCGACCGGACCCGAGAACGGCAGACCCGTCGTATTCGTGCACGGCTACATGATGAGCGGGCAACTGTGGCGCCAAGTCAGCGAGCGACTCGCCGAGCGCGGCCTGCGGTGCATCGCCCCCACCTGGCCGCTTGGCGCGCACCCACAGCCGTTGCGCCCCGGCACCGATCGCACCATCACCGGCGTCGCCGGCATCGTCGCCGAGACGCTTGCCGCCCTGGACCTCGACGACGTCGTACTGGTGGGCAACGACACCGGCGGCGTTGTCACCCAACTCGTCGCGGTGCATCATCCCGAGCGACTCGGTGCCCTGGTGTTGACGAGCTGCGATGCGTTCGAACACTTTCCGCCACCGATACTCAAGCCGGTGATCCTGGCGGCCAAGTCGAAGACGACGTTTCGGGCCGTAACGCAGGCCATGCGAGTGCCGACGGCACGCAAGCGCGCGTTTGACGGCCTGGCGCATCGCAACATCGACGACCTCGCCGAGGCCTGGGTACAACCGGGGCTCACTGATCCGGCCATAGCCGAAGATCTGCGTCAGCTCACCCTCTCGCTGCGCACCGAGGTGACCACAAACGTCGCGGCCCGGCTGCCGGAGTTCGACAAACCGGCGCTCATCGCATGGTCCGGCGACGACGCGTTCTTCGAACTCGCCGACGGCGAGCGACTGGCCGCGACCATTCCGAACGCCCGCCTCGAAGTCATCGACGGCGCGCGGACGTTCTCGATGGTGGACCGGCCGGATGTGCTTGCCGACCTGTTGTCCGCAATCGCGGTGCGCGCCTAG
- a CDS encoding alpha/beta hydrolase: MPQFLGQLSLLHGWLPLAAQALALLLALIVIDWRRRGWLKRALPVALIAAAALTALAYWYIVSIGVAGDPAPTTLWLWIGMSGLTAAVLVLGWQGARWWRRGLAVLSVPLCVLCASMALNLWVGYFPTVLAAWNQLTSKPLPDQIDRLQVTAMQVAGTKPDKGVVVPVNIDSGASHFPHRQELVYLPPAWFNTNPPPRLPTVMMIGSAFNLPSDWLGPGGAFTAIDGFAARHHGFAPVFVFVDPTGSFDNDTECVNGTRGNAADHLTKDIVPFMVSNFGVSAERANWGVAGWSMGGTCAVTLSVMHPELFSAFVDIAGDFRPNIGTKDQTIAELFGGNTTAWADFDPLTVMTRHGRYTGLTGWFDIPAPPGAHNVAQAANPTLGSTTAANPEGQDAAANALCTIAGANGISCAVVTQPGKHDWPFAAQAFDAALPWLASTLGTPDVEPVQLPQRGSGEPH; this comes from the coding sequence TTGCCCCAATTCCTTGGACAACTGTCCTTGCTGCACGGCTGGTTGCCGCTCGCGGCGCAAGCACTCGCACTGCTCTTGGCGCTGATCGTGATCGACTGGCGCCGGCGGGGCTGGTTGAAGCGTGCGCTGCCGGTGGCGCTGATCGCCGCGGCCGCGCTGACCGCGCTGGCCTATTGGTACATCGTCTCGATCGGGGTGGCCGGTGACCCGGCACCGACGACGCTGTGGCTGTGGATTGGGATGAGCGGGTTGACCGCCGCCGTGCTGGTGCTGGGGTGGCAAGGCGCCCGCTGGTGGCGTCGCGGGCTCGCGGTCCTTTCGGTCCCGCTGTGCGTGTTGTGCGCGTCCATGGCCCTCAACCTGTGGGTCGGCTATTTCCCCACCGTGCTCGCCGCCTGGAATCAGCTGACGTCCAAGCCGTTGCCCGATCAGATCGACCGGCTGCAGGTCACCGCGATGCAGGTCGCCGGGACAAAGCCGGACAAGGGCGTCGTGGTGCCGGTCAATATCGACTCCGGCGCATCCCACTTTCCGCACCGCCAGGAACTCGTCTACCTGCCCCCGGCGTGGTTCAACACCAACCCGCCGCCCCGGCTGCCGACGGTCATGATGATCGGCTCGGCGTTCAATCTCCCTTCCGACTGGCTAGGGCCCGGCGGCGCCTTCACCGCCATCGACGGCTTCGCGGCGCGCCATCACGGGTTCGCCCCGGTCTTCGTGTTCGTCGATCCGACCGGCTCGTTCGACAACGACACCGAGTGCGTCAACGGGACCCGCGGTAACGCCGCCGACCACCTGACCAAAGACATAGTGCCGTTCATGGTCTCGAACTTCGGGGTCAGCGCCGAGCGCGCGAATTGGGGCGTCGCGGGCTGGTCGATGGGCGGTACCTGCGCCGTCACCCTCAGCGTCATGCATCCGGAGCTGTTCAGCGCGTTCGTGGACATCGCCGGCGATTTCCGGCCCAACATCGGGACTAAGGACCAGACGATCGCGGAGTTGTTCGGCGGCAACACCACCGCCTGGGCCGACTTCGACCCGCTGACGGTGATGACCCGACATGGCCGCTATACCGGGCTGACGGGATGGTTCGACATCCCCGCGCCGCCCGGTGCCCACAACGTCGCGCAAGCGGCCAACCCCACCCTCGGCAGTACCACGGCGGCCAACCCGGAGGGCCAGGACGCCGCGGCCAACGCGCTGTGCACGATCGCCGGCGCCAACGGGATCAGCTGCGCGGTGGTGACCCAGCCGGGCAAACACGACTGGCCGTTCGCCGCCCAGGCATTCGACGCGGCATTGCCATGGCTCGCGTCCACGCTCGGCACCCCCGACGTCGAGCCGGTGCAATTGCCGCAACGTGGTAGCGGCGAACCACACTGA
- a CDS encoding SDR family NAD(P)-dependent oxidoreductase, producing MSDVTEALKDRRILVTGAATGIGAAAVAVLTAAGAKVAATYHRSPPPDGLAANWIQCDVRDADAVSAMVQQSAEQLGGLDVLVNAAGLWQAGIPGYIGADDISFLLDTNVKATILTNQAAYAVMKDQDPKGGRIINFGSSEAIMGSPISAVYAATKGAVQAWTRSAAKAWASDNVTVNALAPAVQTPGADRLRDFLGPEAAALIDQQMKMMIPLGGTLGDPARDVGPMLVFLAGPGSGFITGQLLAVDGGLMMVGG from the coding sequence ATGTCAGACGTGACAGAAGCTCTCAAAGACCGACGAATCCTGGTGACCGGCGCAGCGACGGGAATCGGTGCGGCCGCCGTCGCAGTTCTGACCGCGGCGGGGGCCAAAGTCGCCGCCACCTATCACCGGAGTCCGCCACCGGATGGCCTCGCGGCCAACTGGATACAGTGCGATGTGCGTGACGCCGATGCCGTCTCGGCGATGGTCCAGCAGTCCGCCGAGCAGCTTGGCGGACTCGATGTCCTGGTGAACGCCGCGGGGCTGTGGCAAGCCGGGATACCGGGCTATATCGGCGCCGACGACATTTCGTTCCTGTTGGACACCAACGTCAAGGCCACCATCCTGACCAATCAGGCTGCGTATGCGGTGATGAAGGACCAGGATCCCAAGGGCGGCCGGATCATCAACTTCGGATCCTCCGAAGCCATTATGGGCAGCCCGATTTCGGCTGTTTATGCCGCGACCAAGGGAGCGGTGCAGGCGTGGACCCGATCGGCCGCTAAGGCCTGGGCGTCCGACAACGTGACCGTCAACGCCCTCGCGCCGGCGGTGCAGACGCCGGGTGCTGACCGGCTGCGGGATTTCCTTGGGCCGGAGGCCGCCGCGCTGATCGACCAGCAGATGAAGATGATGATTCCGCTCGGCGGCACGTTGGGAGACCCGGCGCGCGATGTCGGACCCATGCTGGTCTTCCTGGCCGGCCCGGGATCGGGCTTCATCACCGGGCAACTGCTGGCCGTGGACGGCGGCCTGATGATGGTGGGCGGGTAG
- a CDS encoding polysaccharide deacetylase family protein translates to MKRRRFLGSLAAATVAAVGTARLIVDPQPRTFAQVPLDSAATSGPVAPSPVGLLPPPPLSARIPLPGGGALMKIPGDGDLLALTLDDGVNSDVVRAYTQLAKDTGARMTFFVNGIYDSWAENLDLLRPLVESGQIQLGNHTWSHPDLTTVSQSKVEEELKRNDDFLKKTFGVGAKPYYRPPYGKRNGAVDVVANELGYTVPTLWSGSLSDSTLITEEYILKMIDEYFTPQNIVIGHLNHLPVTHVYPQLIDTIRERNLRTVTLNDVFLRTP, encoded by the coding sequence ATGAAGCGCCGTCGATTCCTCGGGTCGCTCGCCGCCGCCACGGTTGCCGCGGTGGGGACGGCGCGCCTGATCGTCGACCCGCAACCGCGAACGTTTGCCCAAGTGCCTCTCGACTCGGCCGCGACCTCCGGCCCCGTTGCCCCGTCGCCGGTCGGTCTGTTGCCGCCCCCGCCCCTGAGTGCCCGGATCCCGCTACCGGGCGGCGGTGCCCTGATGAAGATTCCCGGAGACGGCGACCTGCTCGCGCTGACCCTCGACGACGGGGTCAACAGCGACGTGGTGCGTGCCTACACGCAGCTCGCCAAGGACACCGGTGCGCGGATGACGTTTTTCGTCAACGGCATCTATGACTCCTGGGCCGAGAATCTGGATCTGTTGCGGCCACTGGTCGAGTCCGGGCAGATTCAGCTCGGCAACCACACCTGGTCGCACCCGGATCTGACGACGGTGTCGCAAAGCAAGGTCGAAGAGGAACTCAAGCGCAATGACGACTTTCTGAAGAAGACCTTCGGCGTCGGCGCGAAACCGTACTACCGGCCGCCCTATGGAAAACGCAACGGCGCCGTCGACGTGGTGGCCAACGAACTCGGCTACACCGTCCCGACTCTATGGTCGGGATCGTTGTCGGACTCGACGCTGATTACCGAGGAATACATCCTCAAAATGATCGACGAGTACTTCACCCCGCAAAACATTGTGATCGGTCATCTGAATCACCTGCCCGTCACGCACGTCTATCCGCAACTCATCGACACCATCCGCGAGCGGAATCTCCGAACCGTCACGCTCAATGACGTGTTCCTCAGAACTCCTTAA
- a CDS encoding SDR family NAD(P)-dependent oxidoreductase gives MRGLKDKAFLVAGGATGIGAATAKRLAEEGARVAIGDINIAGATAAAQQINESGGRAIAIEFDLADERSVQDLVDRTIGEFGGIHGLHNVGADLSEGNLGRDTTILDTGLDVWQRTLDVNLLGYVRTIQAVLPHLLEAGGGSIVNTSSGAALGSDPQHVAYGASKAAVNHLTRHVAVNWGKHNIRSNGVMPGLVMGETQERQNDLQLQQAFLMFGKTTRLGKPDDLAAVTTFLLSEDAEWITGQVWYIGGGSHLRQ, from the coding sequence ATGCGCGGACTGAAGGACAAGGCGTTCCTGGTGGCCGGGGGCGCCACGGGGATCGGCGCGGCCACCGCCAAACGCCTTGCCGAAGAGGGGGCCCGGGTCGCGATCGGCGATATCAACATCGCCGGCGCCACTGCCGCCGCCCAACAAATCAACGAGTCCGGCGGCCGTGCCATTGCGATCGAATTCGACCTTGCCGATGAGCGGTCCGTGCAGGATCTCGTCGACCGGACCATCGGCGAGTTCGGTGGTATTCACGGTCTGCACAACGTCGGTGCCGATCTCTCGGAGGGCAACCTCGGCCGCGATACCACGATCCTCGATACCGGCTTGGACGTCTGGCAGCGCACACTCGACGTCAACCTGCTGGGCTACGTCCGAACCATCCAAGCGGTTCTCCCTCATTTGCTGGAGGCGGGCGGTGGCAGCATCGTGAACACGTCCTCGGGGGCCGCGCTGGGCAGCGACCCGCAACATGTCGCCTACGGCGCCTCCAAGGCCGCCGTCAACCACCTGACCCGGCACGTCGCCGTCAACTGGGGCAAACACAACATCAGGAGCAACGGTGTGATGCCCGGTCTGGTGATGGGCGAGACCCAGGAGCGGCAGAACGACCTTCAACTGCAGCAGGCCTTTCTGATGTTCGGCAAGACCACGCGACTGGGCAAACCCGACGACCTCGCCGCGGTCACCACTTTCCTGCTCTCCGAGGACGCGGAGTGGATCACCGGTCAGGTGTGGTACATCGGCGGCGGATCGCATCTCCGGCAATGA
- a CDS encoding sulfotransferase family protein, with translation MLTITEVTDEARAQTRLADFGGDSYAEGLEILLHALRDEARLNDRGSAFLHQRIVGYLSQRLQVEDWYRRHPEIDDVAITAPLIGLGLPRTGSTALSMLLAQDPDVRYLRRWESSQPCPPPATVQGVDPRIPADKGEMVGTRHHVPGDTHGPMECHELMALDFKSHIFQSFAEIPSYSTWLVNQADLISALRYQRRVMKLLAWGEPPRPWRLKCPSHVLWLDALDAVFPDARFVMTHRDPTDVILSVADLYADIIGTFSSEIDRPYIGRLNVEHWSLGMERALRFRAGGAEDRFYDIDFRAMQDDPIGEVTALYAWLGAPVGAQFEAQMQSWWTHAAADREPSSHADPQEFGIDLDEVRPRFACYVDSARRWTAH, from the coding sequence GTGCTGACGATCACCGAGGTCACCGATGAAGCCAGGGCGCAGACCCGGCTGGCCGACTTTGGCGGGGATTCCTACGCCGAAGGGCTCGAGATCCTGCTCCACGCGCTGCGGGACGAGGCGCGCCTCAACGACCGCGGCAGCGCGTTCCTGCACCAACGCATCGTCGGCTACCTGTCGCAACGCCTGCAGGTCGAGGATTGGTATCGCCGGCACCCTGAGATCGACGACGTTGCGATTACCGCGCCGTTGATCGGCTTGGGACTGCCGCGCACCGGGTCCACCGCACTCTCGATGCTGCTGGCTCAGGATCCCGACGTGCGTTATCTGCGGCGATGGGAGTCGTCGCAACCGTGTCCCCCGCCTGCCACGGTGCAGGGCGTGGATCCACGCATCCCGGCCGACAAGGGTGAGATGGTCGGCACCCGCCATCACGTCCCCGGCGACACGCATGGGCCGATGGAGTGCCACGAACTGATGGCGTTGGATTTCAAGTCGCACATCTTTCAGTCTTTCGCGGAAATCCCCTCGTATTCAACGTGGTTGGTCAATCAGGCCGACCTCATCTCGGCCCTGCGGTATCAGCGCCGGGTGATGAAGCTGCTGGCCTGGGGTGAGCCGCCGCGTCCGTGGCGGCTGAAATGCCCGTCGCACGTGTTGTGGCTCGACGCCCTGGATGCGGTGTTTCCCGACGCGCGGTTCGTGATGACGCACCGCGATCCGACCGATGTCATCCTGTCCGTCGCCGATCTGTATGCCGACATCATCGGGACATTCAGCTCCGAGATCGACCGTCCTTACATCGGACGGCTTAATGTCGAGCATTGGTCGCTCGGCATGGAGCGGGCGCTGCGGTTCCGTGCCGGCGGCGCCGAGGATCGGTTCTACGACATCGACTTTCGCGCCATGCAGGACGATCCGATCGGAGAGGTCACCGCTCTGTACGCGTGGTTGGGCGCCCCGGTGGGCGCGCAGTTCGAAGCACAGATGCAAAGCTGGTGGACGCACGCTGCCGCAGATCGCGAGCCGAGTTCGCACGCCGACCCGCAGGAATTCGGCATTGACCTCGACGAGGTGCGGCCTCGCTTCGCCTGCTACGTGGACAGCGCGCGCCGCTGGACTGCGCACTGA
- a CDS encoding TetR/AcrR family transcriptional regulator: MESKRRTQEERSAATRDALISAARRLWGERGYAEVGTPEIAATAGVTRGAMYHQFADKATLFSEVVEVVEQDVMARMATIVATSGGTTPADILRAAVDAWLEVSGDPEVRQLILLDAPSVLGWAAFRDVAQRYSLGMTEQMLTEAIKAGQLARQPVRPLAHVLIGALDEAAMLIATSEDPKRARRETRQVLHRLIDGMLHDPTG; this comes from the coding sequence ATGGAAAGCAAGAGGCGGACCCAGGAGGAGCGCTCCGCGGCTACCCGCGACGCGCTGATCTCGGCTGCGCGCCGGCTGTGGGGCGAGCGGGGCTACGCCGAGGTGGGAACGCCCGAGATCGCCGCGACCGCAGGCGTTACCCGCGGGGCGATGTATCACCAGTTCGCCGACAAAGCAACGCTATTCAGCGAGGTCGTAGAGGTGGTGGAGCAAGATGTGATGGCCCGGATGGCCACGATTGTGGCCACGTCGGGAGGGACAACACCGGCAGACATCCTCCGCGCCGCCGTCGACGCCTGGCTCGAGGTCTCCGGTGACCCAGAGGTGCGGCAGCTGATTCTGCTGGACGCGCCGAGCGTGCTGGGCTGGGCGGCCTTCCGCGACGTCGCCCAGCGGTACAGCCTGGGCATGACGGAGCAAATGCTCACCGAGGCGATCAAGGCCGGTCAGCTGGCGCGGCAACCGGTGCGACCGTTGGCGCATGTGCTGATCGGGGCGCTCGACGAGGCGGCGATGTTGATCGCCACCTCCGAAGATCCGAAGCGTGCCCGCCGCGAGACCCGCCAAGTACTGCATCGGCTGATCGACGGGATGTTGCACGACCCGACGGGCTGA
- a CDS encoding SDR family NAD(P)-dependent oxidoreductase, with product MQNETLQDEQNWVQLLGLDRLPEHIIGKRVTELMDLSGKKAFVTGAGGDGLGQAIANRLAGCGADVALIGRTFEKVERRAKEVEQRWGVRAVPVKADMSDWDEVHGAVAQAHDELGGLDIMVNNPVMVAAGPFENQTKEEIDYTVLGSLTMMMYGAHAALQYLLPQGSGKIINIGSVGGRIQQRGLVVYNSCKAGVIGFTRNLAHEVALRGVNVLGVAPGIMIKPEMRQYLLDPQDDKQRAGRGAIHEAITNQVQLGRASLPEEAANMVAFLASEAADYMCGQTIDVAGGQWMG from the coding sequence ATGCAAAACGAGACACTGCAAGACGAACAGAACTGGGTGCAATTGCTGGGATTGGACCGGCTGCCGGAGCACATCATCGGCAAGCGGGTGACCGAGCTGATGGACCTGTCCGGCAAGAAGGCCTTCGTGACCGGTGCCGGAGGCGACGGCCTGGGCCAGGCGATCGCGAACCGGCTGGCCGGCTGCGGCGCCGACGTGGCGCTGATCGGCCGGACCTTCGAGAAGGTGGAGCGCCGCGCCAAGGAGGTCGAGCAGCGCTGGGGTGTGCGGGCCGTCCCCGTCAAGGCCGACATGTCCGATTGGGACGAGGTGCACGGCGCGGTCGCGCAAGCGCACGACGAACTCGGCGGCCTGGACATCATGGTGAACAATCCGGTGATGGTCGCCGCCGGCCCTTTTGAGAACCAGACCAAAGAGGAAATCGACTACACCGTGCTGGGCAGCCTCACGATGATGATGTACGGCGCCCACGCCGCCTTGCAGTACCTGCTACCGCAGGGCTCGGGAAAGATCATCAACATCGGATCGGTGGGCGGACGCATTCAACAACGCGGCCTGGTCGTCTACAACTCGTGCAAGGCCGGTGTCATCGGGTTCACGCGCAACCTCGCCCACGAGGTCGCGCTGCGGGGGGTCAATGTCCTGGGCGTGGCTCCGGGCATCATGATCAAACCCGAGATGCGCCAGTACCTGCTCGATCCGCAGGACGACAAGCAGCGCGCCGGTCGCGGCGCCATCCACGAGGCGATTACCAACCAGGTCCAGCTGGGGCGCGCCTCGCTGCCCGAGGAAGCCGCCAACATGGTCGCCTTCCTGGCGTCCGAGGCCGCCGACTACATGTGCGGTCAGACGATCGATGTCGCCGGCGGCCAGTGGATGGGTTGA